The following nucleotide sequence is from Pirellulales bacterium.
TTTGCAGAGATTTGGCCGACGGTTGTGGCGGGCGCACTTGGGTTTCCAAGACCACGAGGGCACTTTGTCGGCGGCGGGCATCGCGTATTATTTGGCGCTCTCATTCTTTCCATTGCTGCTCGTGTTGGTGGCCGGGTTAGGTTCGGTGCTCGCCTGGACACAAGCAGGGCAGGAAGCGCAGCATGAACTCCTGGTCGCAATCGGGCAGCAGGCCTCGCCCGACTTAGCGCAGCAGGTGGAACACATGCTAAACGCAGTCACACAAAGAGCGTCGGCCAGCGGTCCGATTGGTTTCATTGCCCTGCTGGTGTCGGCAATTGCGATCTTCGCTCAGCTGGATGCGGCGTTCGACCGCATCTGGCGATTGCCCGCCGACCTGCACGTGAAATGGAGAGATTGGATTGCACGGCTAATTTACCAACGTTTGAAGGCCCTGGCGATGTTGCTGGGGGTTGGCGGATTTATCGTGCTGGTCATGGTGACGGGAATGGTGTGGTCCGGCGTCGAGCAGGCACTGGAACCGAAAGTTTCGATTGGACCGTGGTTCCACTGGGCGTCGAGCCTGTGGATCA
It contains:
- a CDS encoding YihY/virulence factor BrkB family protein, which gives rise to MNILQRFGRRLWRAHLGFQDHEGTLSAAGIAYYLALSFFPLLLVLVAGLGSVLAWTQAGQEAQHELLVAIGQQASPDLAQQVEHMLNAVTQRASASGPIGFIALLVSAIAIFAQLDAAFDRIWRLPADLHVKWRDWIARLIYQRLKALAMLLGVGGFIVLVMVTGMVWSGVEQALEPKVSIGPWFHWASSLWINLLLNWTAFAMIFRVVPKVRIRWWDSLRGGLLAAVLWEAGRQALAAYMLRLNYPSAYGIIGSFIAVMLWAYYAALVVLFGAEYVRVIGEERQGQKELPLEG